From Nicotiana tabacum cultivar K326 chromosome 22, ASM71507v2, whole genome shotgun sequence, one genomic window encodes:
- the LOC107767297 gene encoding vesicle-associated membrane protein 711 isoform X1 codes for MAILYALVARGSVVLAEQSGTSTNASTIARQILEKIPGNNDSNVSYSQDRYIFHVKRTDGLTVLCMADDVAGRRIPFAFLEEIHQRFVRTYGRAVLSAQAYGMNDEFSRVLSQQMDYFSSDPNADRINRLKGEMSQVRNVMIENIDKVLERGDRLELLVDKTANMQGNTFRFRKQARRFRSTVWWRNVKLTVALIFLLLVIVYVILAFVCHGLTLPTCLK; via the exons ATGGCGATACTCTACGCATTGGTAGCGAGGGGATCTGTAGTGTTGGCGGAGCAGAGCGGGACGTCGACGAACGCGAGCACAATAGCAAGGCAGATTCTGGAGAAAATTCCAGGGAATAATGATTCAAACGTGTCGTACTCACAGGACCGGTATATTTTTCATGTTAAACGCACTGATGGACTTACTGTTCTCTGTATGGCCGACGATGTTGCTGGAA GGAGAATTCCTTTTGCATTTCTTGAAGAAATTCACCAAAGATTTGTGAGGACCTATGGCCGAGCAGTTCTCTCTGCACAAGCTTATGGCATGAATGATGAATTTTCAAGGGTCCTTAGTCAGCAAATGGACTATTTCTCTAGTGATCCAAATGCCGACAGAATAAACAGGCTAAAAGGTGAAATGAGTCAG GTGCGCAATGTCATGATTGAGAATATTGATAAAGTTCTAGAGAGAGGTGATCGTTTGGAGTTGCTGGTTGATAAAACAGCTAATATGCAAGGGAACACTTTCCGCTTCAGAAAGCAGGCTCGCCGTTTCAGAAGCACTGTATGGTGGAGAAATGTCAAACTCAC GGTGGCACTGATATTCCTCCTCCTCGTGatagtttatgttattttggcTTTCGTTTGTCATGGGCTTACACTTCCGACTTGTTTGAAGTGA
- the LOC107767297 gene encoding vesicle-associated membrane protein 711 isoform X2, with protein MAILYALVARGSVVLAEQSGTSTNASTIARQILEKIPGNNDSNVSYSQDRYIFHVKRTDGLTVLCMADDVAGRRIPFAFLEEIHQRFVRTYGRAVLSAQAYGMNDEFSRVLSQQMDYFSSDPNADRINRLKGEMSQVRNVMIENIDKVLERGDRLELLVDKTANMQGNTFRFRKQARRFRSTVWWRNVKLTYVASITWWH; from the exons ATGGCGATACTCTACGCATTGGTAGCGAGGGGATCTGTAGTGTTGGCGGAGCAGAGCGGGACGTCGACGAACGCGAGCACAATAGCAAGGCAGATTCTGGAGAAAATTCCAGGGAATAATGATTCAAACGTGTCGTACTCACAGGACCGGTATATTTTTCATGTTAAACGCACTGATGGACTTACTGTTCTCTGTATGGCCGACGATGTTGCTGGAA GGAGAATTCCTTTTGCATTTCTTGAAGAAATTCACCAAAGATTTGTGAGGACCTATGGCCGAGCAGTTCTCTCTGCACAAGCTTATGGCATGAATGATGAATTTTCAAGGGTCCTTAGTCAGCAAATGGACTATTTCTCTAGTGATCCAAATGCCGACAGAATAAACAGGCTAAAAGGTGAAATGAGTCAG GTGCGCAATGTCATGATTGAGAATATTGATAAAGTTCTAGAGAGAGGTGATCGTTTGGAGTTGCTGGTTGATAAAACAGCTAATATGCAAGGGAACACTTTCCGCTTCAGAAAGCAGGCTCGCCGTTTCAGAAGCACTGTATGGTGGAGAAATGTCAAACTCACGTATGTTGCTTCCATTACTT GGTGGCACTGA
- the LOC107767300 gene encoding ER membrane protein complex subunit 7 homolog codes for MAVTRSWMPPVFLLQLFFLCSLISGNTDGYTVTARVKIPGFSLKGSGLSAKASNVKVILNGGQRVTFLRPDGYFSFHNVSAGTHLIEVSAIGYYFSPVRVDVSARNPGKVRAALTENRRNLIELVLEPLSEEQYYEIKEPFSIMSLVKSPVGLMIGFMLFVMFLMPKLAENMDPEEIRRTQEEMRNQGVPTLSSLLPGAQSNN; via the exons ATGGCAGTGACGCGCAGTTGGATGCCGCCAGTTTTTCTTCTTCAGTTGTTCTTTTTATGCTCTCTTATTTCTGG GAATACTGATGGTTATACTGTGACGGCTAGAGTAAAAATTCCTG GCTTTAGCTTGAAAGGATCAGGTTTGTCAGCTAAAGCTTCAAATGTAAAAGTCATACTCAATGGTGGCCAAAGAGTTACTTTCTTGAGACCCGATGGATATTTCTCATT CCATAATGTTTCAGCTGGAACACATCTCATAGAGGTGTCTGCAATTGGCTACTACTTTTCTCCA GTCCGAGTTGATGTTAGTGCAAGGAACCCAGGTAAGGTTCGAGCAGCGTTAACCGAGAATAGGAGGAATCTGATTGAACTGGTTTTGGAGCCATTGAGTGAGGAGCAGTATTATGAG ATAAAGGAACCCTTCTCCATTATGTCACTGGTGAAAAGTCCAGTGGGCCTGATGATTGGATTTATGCTGTTTGTAATGTTTCTGATGCCAAAATTAGCAGAAAATATGG ATCCTGAAGAAATAAGACGAACACAAGAGGAAATGAGAAACCAAGGAGTTCCCACTCTTTCAAGCTTATTGCCTGGGGCTCAAAGCAACAACTAG